One genomic region from Desulfuromonas sp. TF encodes:
- a CDS encoding metalloregulator ArsR/SmtB family transcription factor, with translation MNDYSDDSAGDLCEITLVDARKVLRAREHVPPEERLQEQADRFKLLGDPTRLRILHALSAEELCVCDLATLLDSSPSAVSHQLRLLRAARLVRFRKSGKMVYYALDEPQVRILLKVPSIAGTTGTRQETRAEER, from the coding sequence ATGAATGACTATTCAGATGATAGTGCCGGAGATCTTTGCGAAATCACCCTCGTCGACGCGAGGAAGGTTCTTCGCGCCAGGGAACATGTGCCTCCGGAAGAACGTCTGCAGGAGCAGGCCGATCGCTTCAAGCTCCTCGGCGATCCGACCCGTTTGCGCATCCTCCACGCCTTGTCCGCTGAGGAGCTCTGCGTCTGCGACCTGGCAACCCTTCTCGACAGCTCCCCCTCAGCGGTGTCCCACCAGTTGCGCCTGCTGAGGGCCGCCCGGCTGGTGCGTTTCCGCAAATCGGGAAAGATGGTCTACTACGCCCTGGATGAACCCCAGGTGCGGATTTTGCTGAAGGTGCCTTCCATTGCGGGGACGACGGGCACACGGCAGGAAACGAGGGCCGAAGAAAGATGA
- a CDS encoding SO_0444 family Cu/Zn efflux transporter, producing the protein MNLLSLFQNILSACWEILLDAAPFILLGFFVAGLVKALLPEELVVRHLGGSGNGSVFKAALFGIPLPLCSCGVIPAAIGLKKQGAGKGATSAFLISTPETGVDSIAVTYALLDPLMTLFRPLAAFVTAVTAGLLENLLPGSDSAQVPSTGCADPSCCGGPERKPAHLPLGGRLRGGLTYAFGELLGDIGKWLLIGIGVAGVISALIPDGFIERHLSGGFVPMLVMLVAGIPLYVCASASTPIAAALVLKGLSPGAALVFLLAGPATNSATITAVARYLGRRSLAIYLAAIAGCSLLLGLLLDAIYGAAGLSLVAVIGQGKESLPGWLSLGSAVTLLLLLGFQYRPRKRSSCEGEGCGCR; encoded by the coding sequence ATGAATTTATTGTCATTATTTCAGAATATTCTTTCGGCCTGCTGGGAAATCCTCCTTGACGCCGCCCCTTTCATCCTTCTGGGTTTTTTCGTTGCCGGTCTGGTCAAGGCCCTGCTGCCGGAAGAGCTTGTGGTCCGTCACTTGGGAGGCAGCGGCAACGGCTCGGTATTCAAGGCGGCGCTGTTCGGTATTCCCCTGCCCTTATGTTCCTGCGGAGTGATCCCGGCGGCTATCGGCCTGAAGAAGCAGGGGGCCGGCAAAGGGGCGACCAGCGCCTTTCTCATTTCCACGCCGGAAACGGGGGTCGATTCCATTGCCGTCACCTATGCGCTTCTCGATCCGCTGATGACCCTGTTCCGCCCTCTGGCGGCCTTCGTTACGGCGGTCACAGCCGGTTTGCTGGAAAACTTGCTCCCCGGCTCCGACTCCGCCCAGGTTCCATCCACCGGGTGCGCCGATCCCTCATGCTGTGGCGGACCCGAGCGAAAGCCTGCGCACCTTCCTCTGGGGGGGCGGCTTCGCGGGGGGCTGACCTACGCTTTTGGCGAATTGCTCGGGGATATCGGTAAGTGGCTGCTCATCGGCATCGGTGTCGCCGGGGTGATCTCAGCCCTGATCCCGGACGGTTTCATCGAGCGGCATCTCTCCGGAGGATTCGTCCCCATGCTGGTGATGCTGGTGGCGGGCATTCCCCTCTACGTCTGTGCCTCGGCCTCGACTCCCATCGCCGCCGCCCTCGTTCTTAAAGGACTTTCTCCCGGTGCGGCGCTGGTCTTCCTGCTGGCCGGACCGGCCACCAACAGCGCAACCATTACCGCCGTCGCCCGCTATCTGGGACGGCGATCCCTCGCGATATACCTCGCCGCGATTGCCGGATGCTCCCTGCTCCTCGGGCTGCTCCTCGATGCGATATACGGCGCAGCCGGGCTCAGCCTGGTGGCCGTGATCGGCCAGGGAAAGGAAAGTCTGCCGGGATGGCTTTCCCTCGGATCGGCAGTGACGCTTCTGCTGCTGCTGGGATTCCAGTACAGACCTCGGAAACGCAGTTCGTGCGAGGGAGAGGGATGCGGCTGCCGGTAG
- a CDS encoding YkgJ family cysteine cluster protein codes for WGKIPGGGCEMQRHFDFSSYAEKVRAVVAEELESARSAAAICGTTSRITSLAEETLAENIGFHGPEHIACRAGCGTCCVLNVSTLLPEAIAIAAYVQREFAGEGFTRLKERIDQLYACSRWLDEEERLFLRRPCAFLDETKSCAIYPVRPLLCRSMTSTDSDSCLQAIAMPALGEFKPVLMNLFQKSLMNVTFEALGQALDETGLDSRGVRLTEAVKALIEEPELAEEFGAGKRIAL; via the coding sequence TGGGGAAAAATACCCGGGGGGGGTTGTGAAATGCAAAGGCACTTCGATTTTTCTTCCTATGCAGAAAAAGTCCGGGCCGTGGTGGCGGAGGAGTTGGAAAGCGCAAGGAGCGCGGCCGCAATCTGCGGAACCACGTCCAGAATAACTTCTCTGGCTGAAGAGACGCTCGCCGAAAATATCGGATTCCACGGACCCGAACACATTGCCTGCCGTGCCGGGTGCGGCACGTGCTGCGTTTTGAACGTCTCGACCCTTCTCCCGGAAGCCATCGCCATTGCCGCCTATGTGCAAAGGGAGTTTGCAGGGGAGGGATTCACTCGGCTGAAGGAGCGGATCGATCAACTCTATGCCTGCAGCCGCTGGCTGGATGAAGAAGAGCGGCTCTTTCTGCGTCGGCCCTGCGCCTTTCTAGATGAAACGAAGTCTTGCGCGATCTATCCGGTGCGGCCTCTCCTGTGCCGGTCGATGACTTCCACTGATTCCGACTCCTGCCTCCAGGCGATTGCCATGCCGGCCCTCGGCGAGTTTAAACCCGTTCTTATGAATCTCTTCCAGAAATCGCTCATGAACGTTACCTTTGAGGCTTTAGGACAGGCACTGGATGAGACGGGGCTCGACTCCAGGGGAGTGCGCCTGACCGAGGCGGTCAAGGCCCTGATCGAGGAGCCGGAGCTCGCGGAGGAGTTCGGGGCAGGCAAGCGCATCGCCCTGTGA
- a CDS encoding calcium/sodium antiporter: MTLSAFAFFVCGLAALIVGAEWLVRGAARLAASVGISPLVVGLTVVAFGTSSPELGVSVMSSLTGQAGIAVGNVVGSNICNVLLILGLSALFAPLIVARQLIRIEVPLMVGVSFLFAFMALDREFGRLDGILLFGGAIVYTVWVIRRSRRESQESKKNSSMTEGENPPATGGVKSLAWQFCLIVAGLALLGLGANWLVDAAVTLARHFGVSDLLIGLTVVALGTSLPELAASVMASIRGERDIAVGNIVGSNLFNILVVIGLTAVVAPEGVPIAETAVQFDIPVMLAVAVACLPIFFTGHLIARWEGMLFFFYYIAYTLYLILNALQHQALPVFTTAMVGFFLPLTGITLMVCLMRAYRQKHTHPSHS, translated from the coding sequence ATGACACTCTCAGCTTTCGCCTTTTTCGTCTGCGGACTGGCGGCTCTGATCGTAGGGGCCGAGTGGCTGGTCCGCGGCGCGGCGCGGCTCGCCGCCTCCGTCGGCATTTCTCCCCTGGTCGTCGGCCTCACGGTCGTGGCCTTCGGCACCAGCTCCCCGGAGCTGGGCGTCAGCGTCATGTCTTCTCTTACCGGCCAGGCGGGAATTGCCGTCGGCAACGTCGTGGGGAGCAACATCTGCAATGTCCTGCTCATCCTGGGGCTCTCGGCTCTTTTTGCGCCGCTGATCGTGGCCCGGCAGCTGATTCGGATCGAGGTGCCTCTGATGGTCGGTGTCTCCTTCCTCTTCGCCTTTATGGCTCTGGACAGAGAATTCGGTCGACTGGACGGAATTCTCCTCTTCGGAGGTGCGATCGTCTATACGGTCTGGGTCATCCGCCGCAGCCGCCGCGAAAGCCAGGAGAGCAAGAAGAACTCTTCAATGACGGAGGGGGAAAACCCACCGGCAACCGGAGGCGTAAAGAGCCTGGCCTGGCAGTTCTGCCTGATTGTCGCCGGACTGGCGCTGCTGGGACTTGGGGCGAACTGGCTGGTCGATGCGGCCGTTACCCTGGCCAGACATTTCGGAGTCAGCGACCTGCTGATCGGTCTGACCGTCGTGGCTTTAGGGACATCGCTGCCGGAGCTGGCGGCTTCGGTGATGGCCAGCATTCGCGGGGAACGGGACATTGCGGTCGGCAACATCGTCGGCAGCAACCTCTTCAACATCCTCGTCGTTATCGGCCTCACCGCAGTCGTGGCGCCGGAGGGGGTCCCTATCGCCGAGACCGCTGTTCAATTCGATATTCCGGTCATGCTCGCCGTGGCCGTTGCCTGTCTTCCGATCTTCTTCACCGGACACCTGATCGCCCGCTGGGAGGGAATGCTATTCTTCTTTTACTATATCGCCTACACTCTCTACCTCATCCTGAATGCCCTGCAGCATCAAGCCCTGCCCGTCTTCACCACGGCCATGGTCGGATTCTTCCTCCCTCTTACCGGAATCACCCTGATGGTCTGCCTGATGCGGGCATACCGACAGAAGCACACGCATCCATCTCATTCCTGA
- the hflC gene encoding protease modulator HflC: MKKPLLIIVVIALVILAKGSMFVVEEGQQALVTQFGKPVGDIHQAGLHFKIPFIQDAYHFQSRILKWDGDPNQIPTKDKRYIWIDTTARWRIADPLLFFKTVATEQGALSRLDDIIDSVVRDAVSGHLLVELVRGKDYQPPAGVKEEVFEVEGAASVPVEKLAGREQILASILAQARASTPEYGIELIDVQIKRINYVEQVRTRVYERMIAERKKVAAEYRSEGEGEKADILGQMQKELKRIESEAYRTSVEVRGKADASAAAIYAGAYGKDPEFYRFIRSLESYRKAMRENARMVISTDSDFYRYLQKAR; this comes from the coding sequence ATGAAAAAGCCTCTGCTGATCATCGTCGTCATTGCCCTGGTCATTCTCGCAAAAGGCAGCATGTTTGTCGTTGAAGAGGGACAACAGGCCCTGGTCACCCAGTTCGGCAAACCGGTCGGCGATATCCATCAGGCGGGACTGCACTTCAAGATTCCCTTCATCCAGGATGCCTATCACTTTCAAAGCCGGATACTGAAATGGGACGGCGATCCGAACCAGATCCCCACCAAGGACAAAAGATATATCTGGATCGACACCACCGCCCGCTGGCGGATCGCGGATCCCCTTCTCTTCTTCAAGACCGTGGCCACCGAACAGGGAGCCCTGAGCCGACTGGATGACATCATCGACTCGGTGGTGCGCGACGCCGTCTCGGGACATCTGCTGGTGGAACTGGTGCGCGGCAAGGATTACCAGCCGCCGGCCGGAGTCAAGGAAGAAGTGTTTGAAGTCGAAGGAGCCGCCTCCGTTCCGGTAGAGAAACTGGCCGGCAGAGAGCAAATTCTGGCTTCAATTCTGGCGCAGGCACGGGCCAGCACTCCCGAATACGGCATCGAGCTGATCGATGTGCAGATCAAAAGGATCAATTACGTCGAGCAGGTGCGCACCCGGGTCTACGAGCGGATGATTGCGGAACGAAAGAAGGTCGCCGCCGAGTACCGCTCGGAAGGCGAAGGGGAAAAAGCCGACATTCTCGGGCAGATGCAGAAGGAGCTCAAGCGCATCGAGTCCGAGGCGTATCGGACCTCGGTGGAGGTTCGCGGCAAGGCTGATGCCAGTGCAGCAGCCATCTACGCCGGCGCCTACGGCAAGGACCCCGAATTCTACCGATTCATACGCAGCCTCGAATCCTATCGCAAGGCGATGCGGGAAAATGCCAGAATGGTCATTTCCACGGATTCCGATTTTTATCGTTATCTTCAGAAGGCTAGATAA
- the hflK gene encoding FtsH protease activity modulator HflK, protein MQDWQWGQSGDQMEQKVTEIVERFKNNKPPVKVFIGIAFVLLLIWGASGSFYKVDTEQTGVVLRFGQFAGFAQPGLHFKLPFGVDRVYLVRTGRVLKEEFGFRTVQPGIRTTYSKQGLEEESLTLTGDLNVSDIEWIVQYQVSDPYKFLFRVKAPEETIRDISEAIVRKVVGNSNVSEVLTTERAMLASAIEKDLQETLNSYDVGVRIVTVKFQDVNPPDPVKAAFNEVNEAEQQKESLIFQAREQYNREVPKASGVARNTILNAEGYALERINQAEGESSRFLALLTEYRKAPEVTRQRLYLETLEEILPRMEEVYIMDANGAGALPLLPLRSEKKGGAQ, encoded by the coding sequence ATGCAAGATTGGCAATGGGGACAAAGCGGAGACCAGATGGAGCAGAAGGTCACCGAAATAGTCGAGCGATTTAAAAACAATAAGCCACCCGTGAAGGTTTTTATCGGCATCGCCTTCGTCCTGCTTCTCATCTGGGGGGCCTCCGGCAGCTTCTACAAGGTCGATACGGAACAGACGGGTGTGGTCCTTCGATTCGGGCAGTTCGCGGGGTTCGCCCAGCCCGGTCTGCATTTCAAACTCCCCTTCGGCGTCGATCGGGTCTACCTGGTCCGGACCGGAAGGGTTCTCAAAGAGGAATTCGGCTTCCGCACCGTTCAGCCGGGCATCCGAACCACGTACAGCAAACAGGGGCTCGAAGAAGAGTCCCTGACCCTTACCGGCGATCTCAACGTGAGCGACATCGAATGGATCGTTCAGTACCAGGTGTCCGATCCCTACAAGTTCCTCTTCAGGGTCAAGGCTCCCGAAGAGACCATCCGGGATATCTCGGAGGCGATCGTCCGCAAGGTGGTGGGCAATTCCAATGTCTCCGAAGTCCTCACCACCGAGCGGGCCATGCTCGCCTCGGCCATCGAGAAGGACCTGCAGGAAACTCTCAACAGCTACGATGTCGGCGTTCGGATCGTCACGGTCAAGTTCCAGGACGTTAATCCTCCCGATCCGGTCAAGGCCGCCTTCAATGAGGTCAACGAAGCCGAACAGCAGAAAGAAAGCCTGATCTTCCAGGCCAGGGAGCAGTACAACCGCGAGGTTCCCAAGGCCAGCGGGGTTGCCCGGAACACGATCCTCAACGCGGAAGGATACGCCTTGGAGAGGATCAACCAGGCCGAAGGGGAAAGCAGCCGATTCCTCGCCCTGCTGACCGAGTACCGCAAGGCGCCGGAGGTAACCCGGCAGCGCCTTTACCTGGAGACACTGGAGGAGATTCTGCCGCGAATGGAGGAAGTCTATATCATGGACGCCAACGGGGCCGGAGCGCTCCCTCTGCTTCCCCTGCGCAGTGAGAAGAAGGGAGGAGCGCAATGA
- a CDS encoding ATP-dependent Clp protease adaptor ClpS, producing the protein MFKVLMHNDDYTTMEFVVQVLEAVFRKSPAEANQIMLNIHFKGIGMCGAYPFQIAETKVARVHSLAREEGFPLRCSLEEE; encoded by the coding sequence ATGTTCAAGGTCTTGATGCACAACGACGATTACACTACCATGGAATTCGTGGTGCAGGTGCTGGAGGCGGTTTTTCGTAAATCGCCTGCCGAGGCCAACCAGATTATGCTTAATATCCATTTCAAGGGAATCGGCATGTGCGGGGCGTACCCTTTTCAAATCGCCGAAACCAAGGTGGCCCGGGTGCATTCTCTAGCCCGGGAAGAGGGGTTTCCCCTCAGATGCAGCCTCGAAGAGGAATGA
- the clpA gene encoding ATP-dependent Clp protease ATP-binding subunit ClpA → MFSQEVQITFSLAVREAQRRHHEYLTTEHVLYAMLFEEQGQEIISACGGDLDSIKEELEDFFVRQLESLPGEGEAVPEQTVGLQRVLQRTVVHMHSAGKKEITVGDVLAAILEEKNSHAAHFLEVQGVGRLEVLQYISHRMPRLSREEKPGTAAPEQEGESAPRTAPGRDPLAAFTVNLMARAREGKIDPLIGRRRELERTIQVLCRRRKNNPIYVGDPGVGKTALAEGLALMIHAGEVPEVLLGSEIYALDMGALLAGTKFRGDFEERLKGVLAALENKPEAILFIDEIHTTVGAGATSGGSLDASNILKPALASGELRCIGSTTFEEYKNLFEKDRALSRRFQKIDILEPSVAETIEILKGLKSRYEEHHGVTYSGAALAAAAELSGRHLKYRHLPDKAIDVIDEAGARCRLFPVPKKKVGVAEVEEVVAGMARIPARTVSAPDRRRLKNLDRDLKRKVFGQDTAIDALSRSILRARAGLGHPEKPVGSFLFTGPTGVGKTEVARQLAAQLGVEFVRFDMSEYMEKHSVARLIGSPPGYVGFDQGGLLTDAMVKNPYSVLLLDEIEKAHPDLFSILLQVMDHGTLTDNNGKHADFRNVVLIMTSNAGAREMSANPIGFGGGAPSAPRQAVEKTFSPEFRNRLDGIISFNPLSETVMLQVVDKFMAELQQRLAEKKVTAILSAGARGWLARRGYDPAFGARPLGRLIQTEIGDVVASEILFGRLSKGGTVRIGLKDDHLTFSYPGKSVRSQE, encoded by the coding sequence ATGTTCAGTCAGGAAGTTCAGATAACTTTTTCGCTGGCCGTGCGGGAAGCGCAGCGCCGGCATCACGAATACCTCACCACGGAGCATGTCCTTTATGCCATGCTTTTCGAGGAGCAGGGGCAGGAGATCATCAGCGCCTGCGGCGGCGACCTCGATTCCATCAAGGAGGAGCTGGAAGACTTCTTCGTCCGCCAGCTGGAATCCCTCCCCGGGGAGGGAGAGGCTGTTCCCGAGCAGACGGTGGGACTGCAGCGTGTGCTGCAGCGAACGGTGGTGCACATGCACTCGGCGGGGAAGAAGGAGATCACGGTAGGCGACGTGCTGGCCGCTATTCTGGAGGAGAAGAACTCCCATGCCGCCCATTTTCTGGAAGTCCAGGGAGTCGGCCGGCTGGAGGTCCTGCAGTACATTTCACACCGCATGCCCAGGCTTTCCAGGGAGGAAAAGCCCGGAACGGCGGCTCCCGAGCAGGAAGGGGAGTCGGCGCCCAGGACCGCGCCGGGGCGCGATCCGTTGGCGGCCTTCACCGTCAATCTGATGGCGCGGGCCAGGGAAGGTAAAATCGATCCCCTGATCGGCCGCCGTCGGGAGCTGGAAAGGACGATCCAGGTGCTTTGCCGCCGGCGCAAGAACAATCCCATCTACGTCGGGGATCCGGGGGTGGGCAAGACCGCCCTGGCTGAAGGCCTGGCCCTGATGATCCATGCCGGAGAAGTCCCCGAGGTCCTGCTGGGCTCTGAAATCTATGCCCTGGACATGGGGGCCCTGCTGGCCGGGACCAAATTCCGCGGCGACTTCGAGGAGCGACTCAAAGGGGTTCTGGCAGCCCTGGAAAACAAGCCCGAGGCCATCCTCTTCATCGACGAAATACATACCACGGTAGGCGCCGGAGCCACCAGCGGCGGTTCTCTGGACGCTTCCAATATTCTCAAGCCGGCCCTGGCATCGGGGGAACTGCGCTGCATCGGCTCCACTACTTTCGAGGAATACAAGAACCTGTTCGAAAAGGATCGAGCCCTTTCCCGCCGCTTCCAGAAAATCGACATCCTGGAACCGAGCGTGGCCGAGACGATCGAGATCCTCAAGGGCCTGAAAAGCCGTTACGAAGAGCATCACGGCGTCACCTACAGCGGAGCCGCCCTCGCGGCCGCGGCGGAACTCTCCGGACGGCATCTCAAATACCGGCACCTGCCCGATAAGGCCATCGACGTAATCGACGAGGCCGGGGCCCGCTGCCGTCTTTTCCCCGTGCCGAAGAAGAAAGTCGGGGTCGCGGAGGTGGAGGAAGTGGTGGCGGGGATGGCCCGCATCCCGGCCCGCACGGTATCCGCTCCCGACCGCCGGCGCCTTAAAAACCTCGACCGCGATCTCAAGCGGAAAGTCTTCGGACAGGACACTGCCATCGACGCGCTGAGCCGCTCCATCCTCCGGGCCCGGGCCGGGCTGGGACATCCGGAAAAGCCGGTCGGCTCTTTTCTCTTCACCGGACCCACGGGGGTGGGGAAGACCGAAGTGGCCCGCCAGCTCGCCGCGCAGCTCGGGGTGGAGTTCGTCCGCTTCGACATGAGCGAGTACATGGAAAAACATTCCGTGGCCCGACTGATCGGCTCGCCCCCCGGCTACGTAGGTTTCGATCAGGGGGGACTGCTTACCGACGCCATGGTCAAGAATCCCTACAGCGTCCTGCTCCTCGATGAGATCGAAAAGGCCCATCCCGATCTGTTCAGCATCCTGCTGCAGGTCATGGACCACGGCACCCTCACAGACAACAACGGCAAGCATGCCGACTTCCGCAATGTGGTGTTGATCATGACCAGCAATGCCGGGGCCCGGGAGATGAGCGCCAATCCCATCGGCTTCGGCGGCGGAGCGCCATCCGCCCCGCGGCAGGCGGTGGAGAAGACCTTTTCCCCTGAATTCCGCAACCGCCTCGACGGCATTATCTCCTTCAATCCCCTGAGCGAGACGGTCATGCTCCAGGTGGTGGACAAGTTCATGGCCGAGCTGCAGCAGCGCCTCGCGGAAAAGAAGGTGACCGCCATCCTGTCCGCCGGAGCCCGGGGCTGGCTGGCCCGCCGCGGCTACGACCCCGCTTTCGGGGCAAGGCCGTTGGGACGCCTCATCCAAACGGAAATCGGCGACGTGGTGGCTTCCGAGATCCTCTTCGGCCGCCTCAGCAAGGGAGGGACCGTGAGGATCGGACTGAAGGATGACCATTTGACCTTCAGCTACCCCGGAAAATCCGTGAGGAGTCAGGAGTGA
- the aat gene encoding leucyl/phenylalanyl-tRNA--protein transferase: protein MPVYRLIEQPVFPGPELAEPDGLLAVGGDLSPRRLLLAYSMGIFPWFNEGDPILWWSPDPRCILEPDQLKISRSLAKILRQGFFSVTFDQAFDQVISACARLRLEGGEGTWITDEMRQAYCLLHELGYAHSVESWREGKLEGGLYGVCLGRCFFGESMFHRAANASKVALVTLAQRLQRHGFELIDCQLPTSHLESLGARQLPREEYLRRLRQGGVTPSTMPPAGAFLQEGDMSPPHG from the coding sequence ATGCCCGTCTACCGTCTGATCGAGCAGCCCGTTTTTCCCGGCCCCGAACTCGCTGAACCCGACGGGCTGCTGGCGGTCGGCGGCGATCTTTCCCCCCGCCGTCTTCTCCTGGCCTATTCCATGGGGATCTTCCCCTGGTTCAATGAGGGCGACCCGATTCTATGGTGGTCTCCCGATCCCCGCTGCATTCTCGAACCTGATCAACTGAAGATTTCCCGGAGCCTGGCCAAGATCCTGCGCCAGGGGTTTTTTTCCGTTACCTTCGATCAGGCTTTCGATCAGGTCATTTCCGCCTGCGCACGGCTGCGCCTGGAAGGAGGGGAGGGGACCTGGATTACCGACGAGATGCGGCAGGCCTATTGTCTTCTGCATGAGCTGGGCTATGCCCATTCGGTGGAGTCATGGAGGGAGGGGAAGCTGGAGGGGGGATTGTACGGAGTCTGCCTGGGCCGTTGCTTTTTTGGAGAATCGATGTTTCACCGGGCGGCCAACGCCTCCAAGGTCGCCCTCGTCACCTTGGCGCAGCGACTGCAGAGGCACGGATTCGAGCTGATCGACTGTCAGCTGCCCACTTCTCACCTTGAATCTCTGGGAGCCAGGCAACTGCCGCGGGAAGAGTATCTGCGCCGCCTGCGCCAGGGGGGAGTCACTCCTTCAACGATGCCGCCGGCGGGTGCTTTTCTCCAAGAAGGAGATATGTCGCCCCCCCATGGTTGA
- a CDS encoding PilZ domain-containing protein: MRYSKYFKSEQKIFLRSLTADATSGRLDALTVYFHEEHGDYFDLLLPYQTREEENFPFSPDMPFEILSDTMGLGVRLTGNFVEQRRQDLIRLRVNNDLQIFQRRLASRLDVTVGLRYTKGQGTLRSFREQWEKNVRILRNTKDFSKIPPFPQTSVNLSNGGIRFQIKPPIRIADLCLLLLKLEENEAPLCALAEVVWLDEEEVQGRRCAGMQFLSILEADQKRIIDFIKKVPPASGEKSAG; encoded by the coding sequence ATGAGATATTCCAAGTATTTCAAATCCGAGCAGAAGATCTTCCTCCGTTCGCTGACCGCCGACGCAACATCGGGGCGTCTCGATGCACTTACCGTCTACTTCCATGAAGAGCACGGCGATTATTTTGACCTGCTCCTTCCCTATCAGACCAGGGAGGAAGAAAACTTTCCCTTTTCCCCCGACATGCCTTTCGAGATACTCTCGGATACCATGGGACTTGGCGTCCGCCTGACCGGAAACTTCGTGGAGCAGCGTCGCCAGGACCTCATCCGTTTGCGGGTGAACAACGACCTGCAGATCTTTCAACGCCGGCTCGCCAGTCGCCTCGACGTCACCGTCGGCCTGCGTTACACCAAGGGCCAGGGCACGCTCCGGAGTTTCCGTGAACAGTGGGAAAAGAACGTTCGGATCTTGCGGAACACAAAGGATTTCAGCAAGATCCCTCCCTTCCCACAGACCAGTGTCAATCTCAGCAACGGGGGAATCCGTTTTCAAATAAAGCCGCCGATCAGAATTGCCGATCTCTGTCTGCTGCTTCTGAAACTCGAGGAGAATGAGGCGCCGTTATGCGCCCTCGCCGAAGTCGTCTGGCTGGATGAAGAAGAGGTGCAGGGCCGTCGTTGTGCTGGAATGCAGTTTTTGAGCATTCTGGAAGCGGATCAGAAGCGGATCATCGATTTCATTAAAAAAGTGCCTCCCGCGAGCGGAGAAAAATCCGCCGGCTGA
- a CDS encoding class I SAM-dependent RNA methyltransferase: MNKSLDRLFAITAPGLEQVCAGELASLGMAGVRVTMGGVEFEAERRDLYRANLWLRTASRVVVRIGTAKSRDFPDLFRKTVRLPWGKYVRSDNRIVVRASSHGSRLNHTGRIAATISEAIDRALGRGGSPAAGPEQLILARFENDVCLLSVDSSGALLHRRGYREETARAPLRETLAAGILMLLGWNGSSALVDPMCGSGTFVIEGALIAGNQPPGMRRSFAFMNWPRYRPGLWDALLAEAGKGVQAVSVPICGSDRDIPTVEAARRNADRAGVLESIDLQPLELSRRPAPEGRGVFLCNPPYGERLGRDSDLRPLFRSLGSVFRERFGGWRLAIVCPDEGLVKATGLPLHKRAILTNGGIQVFLFSTSGEEKPDSP, translated from the coding sequence TTGAACAAAAGTCTGGACAGGCTGTTCGCCATTACCGCACCAGGACTGGAGCAGGTGTGCGCAGGTGAGCTGGCCTCCCTGGGCATGGCCGGGGTGCGTGTCACAATGGGCGGCGTCGAGTTCGAGGCAGAGCGGCGCGACCTGTACCGGGCCAATCTCTGGCTGCGCACGGCCAGTCGGGTGGTGGTGCGGATCGGGACGGCGAAAAGCCGGGATTTCCCTGACTTGTTTCGCAAGACGGTGCGGCTGCCCTGGGGAAAATATGTCCGGTCGGATAACCGCATCGTCGTGCGCGCAAGCAGCCATGGATCCCGCCTCAATCACACCGGGCGTATTGCCGCCACCATCAGCGAGGCCATCGACAGGGCGCTGGGACGAGGCGGTTCTCCCGCTGCCGGGCCGGAGCAGTTGATCCTGGCCCGATTCGAGAACGATGTCTGTCTTCTCTCGGTGGATAGCTCCGGCGCACTGCTCCATCGCCGGGGTTATCGGGAGGAGACGGCCCGGGCGCCTCTGCGCGAGACGCTGGCAGCCGGCATCCTGATGCTGCTGGGTTGGAACGGCTCCTCTGCCCTGGTGGATCCGATGTGCGGTTCGGGGACCTTTGTCATTGAGGGCGCACTGATTGCCGGGAACCAGCCGCCGGGAATGCGGCGATCCTTTGCTTTCATGAACTGGCCGCGATACCGGCCCGGTCTCTGGGATGCTCTCCTCGCCGAGGCCGGAAAGGGGGTGCAGGCAGTTTCCGTGCCTATCTGTGGTTCGGATCGCGATATTCCGACGGTGGAAGCCGCCCGCCGCAACGCGGACCGGGCCGGCGTGCTGGAGAGCATCGATTTGCAGCCGCTGGAATTGTCCCGGAGGCCGGCTCCGGAAGGGAGGGGGGTCTTCCTGTGCAATCCCCCCTACGGTGAAAGATTGGGACGGGACAGCGATCTGCGTCCTCTTTTCCGATCCTTGGGGAGTGTTTTCCGCGAACGTTTCGGCGGCTGGCGGCTGGCCATTGTGTGTCCCGACGAGGGTCTTGTGAAGGCGACGGGGCTCCCCCTTCATAAGAGGGCGATCCTCACCAACGGCGGCATTCAGGTGTTTCTGTTTTCGACATCCGGCGAAGAAAAACCAGATTCTCCTTGA
- the rpsU gene encoding 30S ribosomal protein S21: MGKRGDSSVEIHVVDNNVEKAIRVLKRKLQQEGLFREMKQRKFYEKPSVKRKRKEKEAQRRLRKKMRLMRRD; encoded by the coding sequence ATGGGAAAGCGAGGTGATTCTTCCGTGGAAATTCATGTTGTCGACAACAACGTCGAAAAAGCCATCAGGGTTCTCAAGCGCAAGCTGCAGCAAGAAGGTCTCTTCCGTGAGATGAAGCAGCGTAAGTTTTACGAGAAGCCCAGCGTCAAGCGCAAGCGCAAGGAAAAGGAAGCCCAGCGGCGCCTGCGCAAGAAGATGCGTCTGATGCGGCGCGACTGA